In the Babylonia areolata isolate BAREFJ2019XMU chromosome 34, ASM4173473v1, whole genome shotgun sequence genome, one interval contains:
- the LOC143277655 gene encoding uncharacterized protein LOC143277655: MMMVGSKHPLLTLTLVLMTLTLTLSCRFSGFFCNPRQAGCPGGMCTVSGGGCVCRPASSYYMGYDPYGLGSGYRIGGRGRRPRIEPEKLRKMHRNMHPFSDRNIEQQTELLSHMVKLDRIIN; encoded by the exons atgatgatggtcgGCAGCAAGCATCCtctcctgaccttgaccttggtgctgatgaccttgaccttgaccctgtCGTGTCGGTTCTCGGGTTTCTTTTGCAATCCGAGGCAGGCCGGCTGTCCCGGGGGCATGTGCACGGTCAGcggtgggggctgtgtgtgtcgcCCTGCCTCCTCCTACTACATGGGCTACGACCCCTACGGCCTTGGCAGCGG ATACCGTATCGGTGGCCGTGGTCGCCGCCCTCGCATCGAGCCGGAGAAACTACGAAAGATGCACAGGAATATGCACCCGTTCAGCGACCGCAACATAGAGCAGCAGACTGAACTGCTCTCTCACATGGTCAAACTAGACAGGATCATCAACTAA